AGTTGAACTTTCTACCCTTACGAGTTCTTCTCTATAGTATCACACTTTCCGCGAAAACAAGAAAACGTGATACCGCAGCCTTCGCGAGAGAGGACATCCAATCGGACGACGATAACATCCGCGAGCGCCGCCGGGACGTTATTCCGACTTCGGCTTCGCGTCCTCTTTGTAGTGCAGCAAGACGAGGGAGAACAGGAACACGCCGGCCATCATGGAGAACGCGCTTATGTAATACGGGAACGCGCTCGGTATGAAGCGTTCGTACTGCGTGTGCTGCAGCGGGCGCACCGAGACCTGCGTGGTGCTGTAAAGATGCGTCAGTCCGATGCGCGTGTAGTCCACCTTGAACTGGTACACCCCGTACACGTCGGGGATCTTAAACCTGCCCTCGTAGCGGCCGTTCCCCACCGGTTTCATGGTCATCCGCACGAACGGGTCGATCCGCACGAACTCCAGCTGCAGATCGTTCGTCTCGTAGGGCACCCAATTGCCGTTCGACAGCCGCTCGACCTCGATCGAGTACACCACGTCGTCCATGATCGTATACGCGGCCGGCGGCTGGGTCTCGCCGACTCGATGGTGATGAACGGACGACACGCGTATGACACCGTTCTCCTTGAACACCCACTGCGCTATCGCCTTGGCCACCACCTGATTGCCGGACTTCTCGTATCTCTTACCACCTGCGAGCACAATCGAGCTTGATCATTCATGTAGATCATTCCATATtgagcaaaaattattaaagatactaatttgtagatatttcaaaagataaataaattaataaatcacgtTTTTCTCCCTAAAGAATTTagttctaatttttttaccttGTCCTTTTTGAACTGGACTGGTGAATGCCTCGTCGCTGAAGAAAAATAGCGAGCCCGAGAACAAAACTCGGGCATTATTTCTCGCCTGCAGAGCCGCTATCAGCAGGGTATTTTTGCCAACGCCGTGTGGATACTCCTTGACCGGTTGATCCGGATAATAGGTGTACGCCGAGGTAGATGCTGACaataaacgtaaaattaaAGGATTATCCGTGTCCGCGATCAGTCCGGTTCCCTGGTACAACAACGGTGGGATGTCCTTGCTTCCGACGATAACCGGAGCGTCTATCAGATTCGCTGGATCTGCTACTATAGTGGTATGCTGGCCGCCGTCGGAAACATCGTAGTTCATGTGGTCGATCACCGTGGAGCCTTCCTCGTCTACCTCTAAGCCGCACTCCGAGGCCAATTCGTGTACGGCGTCGCCGGATTGCGAGGAGCCAGCGAGCAGTACGTTCCCACCGCCGTCTATAAACTCCGTTATCGCGTCCACGCTCAGAGCACCGCCAAACTCCTCCACCGTAGGTGCAAAGATTATCAGGTGTTTGTACAGATATTCGCCATATTTGGCGAGCTGCAAGGTTGGGTCGTCGGCCGACTTGAAAGTCAAGGCATAACCGCTGTCTGTaacaatttagaaatatattatttaatgtcattaattaatatcaattgttaaaaatgtaataaacaattatatttaaaaaaaacgtacaAATAAGTCATATATCCGTAATTAGATAACACTGTAAATgtcatattgtaaaaataattttataccgattgcattaaaattgataagCGAATACTTGTATCATTCTTCgctattgataaaattaatgttaaaatactCAAATACGTATTTTATCTCGATAAATAGCATAAAAATTCTTCGAGAAGATCTGAAAACGGATCAATATTTTGCGTTTTGACGTGGCCTTCGTACACGGACGAGAAAAGACGGAAACATATCGAATTTGCTGTCAATTATCAATATCCACGCCCCTCGGACGTGGATTGATATTCCGCAAGCGCGTCTAACGTCCACGACGACGTGTATAGCGTGTAACGCACGCGAGAAACGCGGTGCCGAAGACAGCCGTCAGCGGCCCGGACTGTCGGCGACGATCAGAGAGATAAAAGACGAGGCGCCAGTTACCCTGCAACGTTTTGAAGAATATCGAATGGGTTTCCTTGATCGCGAGATTGTCCAGCAGGACGAGAATCGACCCGCCGGCGTTCGAGCCGGCGAACACAAGGAACAGGCAGAATAACCTCCCCACGAGCCTCATCGCGCACCACTTGTGACGAAAAATCCTGCCACGGGCCACGTCGAACGACGTCGACTCGCCGAAATGGCGCGTTCGCAAACGCGCAGGCCGCGGGCCTTTCTGGCCTAGAGTCCCTAGTCCCTATATAGGGACTCTTATGGCCGGCTAGCTCTCTTCCCGAATGTGCTTCGGGACGCGCAGAATATTACGGACTTTGTCCATTTCTACTAATGCAGATTTGACTTTAATTAATGCagcttaatttattttttagctttctctaattttaaaaaggtaGGTAGAAATGGTCATAGGAATTGTGAGAAAATTcttagaagaaaataaaaagtaaatccAACCGCGACATTAGACTGCGGTCTAATATCCAATTGGAGGATTCGTTTCCTAGGGACGAAAACGTCGCAGAATCTTCTGAACGCATCTGGCAGTTCATTGTTGAAAAATGCTAGGTTATATGCACGTGTTTATCGTTTCCGCATGGAGcagtgatataatttttctaccggcataatttattaaggtaatttatataaatgaagaCTTGGCATGTACGcgattataattgcaataaaacgattgaaaggaaaaagataatCTCTAACCTAGTGCAGCAACAGAAAACAGACAGTTAACCTAAAAGGACTTATTAtgttataagttatattatagatattaattaattgtaattctctaataacgatttttttgattaattttagataataattatttgacatatttttaGATGACGCTGGAAAGTTTTCCTCGAGGAGGGAAGAAACCTCCTGGAATCAAGAGGCTTACAGATGcggtaaatatataatttcactttttatatttttgtttttgagttatttaatttaatttaattccttttaaacttattttaatttatatattttaaagaagatTTAGGGAAAAAgtgtaacattttgttatagtaatctatattattaaattaatatgtgtattgatatagatatataagtaatatattggatatactatatatatatatactggatatatatataggtatattggatataggtatataaaatttttttttcaatattgatattttatttacataaattgttaCATAAAATTCAGCTACATGACACAACTGATAATAACACTTTTGTCCTAGCCGTTTGAGGAGAAGCTTAAATCCAAGAGGCATAAAACGCaaacgaagaaaagaaaagataacgCAATTGTAGAAGAAACAAATCTTATTCCCACCACTGCAGACCGACTATGTCAAACGATTCCACGCGAAGGACTGATTCTCCTTGGACGGGTTTCTGAAGTGTCGGAGTACCACTTGCTAGTGTCTCTACCGGGTGGATTTGTAGGACAGGTGCAAGCTACAGATCTCGGCCAATCGTACACAAATCTGTTGCAAGATATAATCGACGCAAAGGCCGTCCAGTCGAATGACTTCAAGCCCCTACCAGATTTGTTTAAACCTGGCGATTACGTGACGTGCTGCatcaaaagtataaataacgAAAGCAAATGGTCCTGCAGTTTATCTATGGAGCCGCAGTTGATAAATCAAAATGTTAATACTAGTTATCTTGCGAAAGATACAAAGGTGGTTTGCACTGTCAAGAGCATAGAGGATCATGGCTATATAGTTGACACAGGCATAGCCAATGTTAGGGCATTTGTCGCTACTGAGGACATTGAGAAGGGAAAGCAATATTGTAAGTATAACTATAACTAATTCTCCGCATAATGTGTAACAATTTCGTTGCGTTCATTACAAAGTAATattcattacaaaataatttgttaatatcataaattctGTAGTTCCAGGCAGTCAACTCTTGTGTGCTGTCAAGGAAATAAAAACGGTAGATAACACGTCTGTCATCAAATTGTCGACTAAAAGGAAAAAGATCGACAGGATTAACTCACATGACGTAGTGTCTTTGGACGTTTTAGTGCCGGGAACAAAATTGCCTCTTTATGTAACAAAGGTGCTTTCCAATGGCCTGCAAGTTACGTTTGGGAAGGATAATGTTggatttataaatcaaatttacttAAACAACCCTTTATCTACGTATGCAGATAATACGGAAGTGACCGGTACATTATTGTACATATTGCCAACGGTGAAATTAGCGTACTTTAGTCTGTTGGCTGACACGTCGGAAAAGGAGATGTTGCGCATAGGCGATATTGTAGAGAGAGCTAAAGTTCTGTACAGAGAATCCAGTGGGCTAATTCTCAAGTTATCTAAATCTGGGCTACGCGGATATATCTCTTTTCGAAGAACGAACGTCCCGTTTGCCAAGATTCCGACCGAATTCAAAGAAGGTTCCACACATAAATGCAGAATTCTCGCGTACAACTGGCTGGAGCACTTTTATGTCTGTACAATGGAGGAAGAAATTTTGAGGCAGAAATATTTCTCAGCTTTTGATCTTAATATTGGCGACGTTCTCACCGTGACCATCCATATCGAACCATCTAATTCCGTCATACATGCACAAGTCGGAAGGATTTGGGGAATTGTCCCGATTGAACACGTATCCGATAGCGGGTTGAGCGCTGTGCACAAATTGAAAGCCGGTGACAGCGTCGAGGCGAGAGTCCTGGATAAAGTTGATAATGACAATAAACGAGTGAAATTCACGCTGAAGCAGTCGCTAATAAAGAGTAAGTTGCCGGTTTTGCATCGTTTTGAGGATGCCAAATGCGGAAAAAAGTATCACGGTACGGTCAGCATGATAGATAAGAACGGCTTACTGGTGAGATTCTACGGAAAGGTAAAAGGATGGGTCCCACGCGGTACGTTGGACAGAGATACGCGTGATATGAATTGGAATTATTCCGTTGGCCAGACAGTTACGGTGTGCATTGAATCGGTGGAGAAGGACAACGGTAGAATGAAATTGAGAATCGTTTCCGAGGAAGAGAAGCAATCCGTTAGCTTCTCGATCGGAGAGATGGTCGAAGGGACCGTGACGGAATCGTCCATCAAAGGAATATATTTGATGATACGGAAAGAAGATGACGAAAACGTTGCGACGAGCTTCTTACCAGCGGGCCACATGGCTCCGTGCATCGAAGTCGGCAGCTTACTTGCGTCGAGATGCGCTCCCGGGGACGTGATCTCGGCTCTCGTGTTCGCCACAAAGCCGGCCGTAATATTGTCGCGCACTTTCGTGACCCAGGAGAAATACAGGAGCTTCGACTCGTTGAAAATAGGCGATTGCATTCCGTGCACGGTGCGATACATATTGCAGGACGGCGTGAGAGTTGTCTTGCCGATCGAAAATTACTCCAAGCTCGGATTTGTGTCGTACAAGAACGTCAGCAATTTCGAGGAATTGTACACGAATCAGATATTATTCGTTAAAATCACAGCAATCAAcaagcgagagaaagagctcACTTTGACAATGTCGTTGAAAGACGTGTGGGAGAGTCCGTCTGAGTACGAGGTCAAGATGATGTCGGCGGTGGATATCTTGAGTTTGTACCTCAGCAAATTGTCGGAGTTGGCGAGGGCCACGTACTACGAGAGCAGGCCGATTTCGTCGGCGACTCTGGGTCAAAAAGTTACTGGCACCGTCAAGAACATAACTGAGCACGGTTTGGTGCTGCAGTTGAATGATCAGTTGATGGCCACCGTGCGCAAGGATCATTGTTTCGGCAATCCTCAAGTAGGGGACCAAGTGTTCGGTACGATCCTGTGGAAGAATTACGTCCACGAGCTCGCCGACGTGTCGTTGCTACCGAGAATAATAAACGGCATCAGCTCGAAGCAACGGATGCTGCCAGAATTGCCCACTGGAGTCACGTTAAAAGCAGAGATCCTGATGATCACCAAGTGGTTCATACTCGTCGTCGTGAAACGTAACGGCGCGGGATATCTGGCGGCACTGCCCGTCCGCCGACACGCGAACGACAATTCTCCCGATCTGACGCCTTACAGGGTCCACGCCAAGATTCGACTGTACGTTATAATGAAAGGGAGCGAGTCTGATATCGTCCCGATTTGCATGCTGAAGTCCGCATTCGAAACTCCAAAGAACACGATTACAGCGGGGCAATCTACTAGCAAGAAGGGACAATTGAAGAGGAAGGTGGTGTCTACGCCACACGATGTAGATCTTAcaaatttgtcaaaaaaaGCGCCGAAGGAAGTCCCGAAGGAAGCGCCGCAGAAAGCCTCGAAGAAAtcgttgaagaaaaaaaatgagaagaaaGATGAAATTGAAGTCAACAAGGAGGAGATCAGAATAAAAGACATAGATGAGAATTCTGAATCGGCTGAAGATTCTGTCGACGAAGATGAAACGGAGGCGACTAAATCAGCGGGAAGATTGCGCGTTCCGGAGTGCGGATTTTCTTGGGACGAGAAGGCAAAATTAGCCGCTTCTGCCAGCGCTGAGACGTCCAgcgacgacgaggaggagCCCGAAGAGGAGCCTAaacggaagaagaaaaagaagctgAGCGCGGCTGAGCGGCGGGAACAGGAACGGCAGAAGGAGCGCGAGATTCGCCAGCGGGAGGAAGCTCTGGCGAGCAATCAGGCACCCAGCTCCGTCGATCAGTTCGATAAATTGGTTTTGTCGAGCCCCGACAGCTCGTTAGTGTGGCTACAGTACATGGCGTATCATCTGCAAGCGACGGAGATCGACAAGGCGAGGGCGGTCGCGAGACGTGCCATCAAAACGATCAATTTCAGGGAGGAGAACGAACGGTTGAACGTGTGGAACGCGTGGCTGAATCTGGAGTCCAGATACGGCACCGCCGAGTCCCTGAACGACGTGTTCCAGGAGGCCGTGAAGACGAACGACGCGTACAAAGTGTACATGCACATGCTGACCGTACACGCGGACGCCGGTAGGAAGGCCGAGCTTGAGAAATTGATCAGTACCGTGATCGGCAAGTTCAGGCAAGATCCTCAGACGTGGATAGATTGCGGCGGTGCGTTGCTGAAAATTGGCATGAAAGAAAAGTCGCGGCAGATTATGCAACGGGCGTTACAATCTTTGCCCGTATCTCAGCGTAAGTACACAAGTCGTTTCCTCTTATTTTAGTGATAATAATCctatatgtttaaaattgtGTGACTCGCGTTTGCAGACGTAAACTTGCTGGTGCGATTTGCGAATTTGGAGAACAAGCTGGGAGACAAGGAACGAGCGCAAACGTTATTCGAGAACATCCTGAGCTCTTATCCTAAACGTGTCGACGTGTGGTCGTGTTACGTCGATTGCCTGATCAAGTCCGAGAACATCGATCTAGCCAGGTACGTAGATTCTACGGTTTTACTACAAGTAACAGCGtgcgataataaatatacattattagaACATATCTGTTTCAGGCCTGATTTCTTAGTTATTCAATAACGAAGTATAATTAACTAAGTATAATtactgaataaaattttatcttgcgTTTGCAGGAAGGTGTTGGAACGGGCATGCGTCCAAACGCTTCCGCCGAGAAAGATGAAAACTCTCTTcacgaaatttataaatttcgagGAAAAGTACGGTACGCCCGAGGCTGTAGCTCGCGTGCGGCAGATGGCTGCCGATTACGTGGAGAAACATACATAATATGTttcgtattataaaaaatgttatcaatTTGATGCATACAGCGAGTAGGAAATTTCtctattatgttattatatttcaacagaatCCAGTATAtcaatattcttcttttttttttcttcctcttcatgAATTTCCGACTCGAAATTTCATCCCCAGATTCAAAGGAGTAAATTTCATAATAGcgcaagaattatttaaaatgtagaTGCCATGAGGAACATCATATCGTCTCGTCTTACAAGATACGCGATTGGTCGCTCTTTTTACATTAACAATGTTcaacagaaaaaataatttgataagcGCTTCTTTATTACGATTGGTTTCCACACTTAGATCCAACGTGGAACTAAACGCAAGAaccaatttatattaaagaatcacTAAGCGCTCACTGAGCTGTTTTTTCCGCTGAATGCATCCATTGGACCACAGCCATGCACTTACAGCGATCGATGTTTGGAGTTTTTTCCACTGGACCGACCAATCGGAAGGCCCTGTATTGAATTGGCGACGTGGACGATTTGGTGCCACTCCTGACAATCTTATGAGAAATAAGTTcgcataatttaaaatttagacgATTTgcttaacatattaattttatgacttATTATCCTCTCTTTGAATCTTAAATACAGCAGACACATTTtacaagatataatataagcgtataatttaaaaagagacatgtacatatttatttttattacaagtataaatattgtttataatgttTAGTTCGACTCTATAACATTCCAATTATCAATTCAGCTTcttaatcgttaattaatatattgatttttcggATATTCGAGCATTTTGTATCGCAGTTAATAGATCAGGAAAGCTCTTTAACAGAATTTGAAAATCTGTAGTATGCACAATATCTTCGAAGAATAATTTGATGAAATCTTCGgcatatttctttaaatctttCCATTATGCAAATTTGCAATTTCTAACATGGATACAACATTCGTTACCGTTACATTATGTATCATACGTTGTTCGCAcattaatttaagattttttatatcatatttttcagCTAATGCAAACAATTGACGTAACATTactacatttatttctattagtGTAGATATACCAccaattattaaagtaaatacTAATTCGTCCAAaacattatgttttatatcaGTTACTTCTATTTCATATAGTTcctattttctttacaaaaattttcgaagTATTTACTTTGTGAACATAaagctttatatataaaaatacacttATCGtctattagaaatttaatatgttcttaagattctttatctatatttaacaattcCTTCACAATGTGTGTGTATAGGAAATACATTTACTAAATACATCAACGTACAGAGTGAACTCAAAACACATTGTAAAAGTGTATTATTGAAGACgaacgtttctttttcgtttttaagttTTGATATAGATAAAACACATATTCTTCTGCGAGCATCCGTAGAAAAAGTATTCAATGTTTCTGTCACCAGTACTTTACCAGTAGCAGTCTTTATAAAGATCAAAGaagctttaattaaattccttCCTAGATCACGGACATAAAATTCTAGTAAACCCTCTTCATTTCTAACGCACATATCAAGACAAACAACAGTTTGAAATTATGTCGGCAACTAATTTGGGATAATTTTTCAGAACATGTCAGAAGTTATTGCCAATAGCCTATGTATGGTTGATTTTTTCCATCTTTACTCGCGTTCGACAATGACAAATGGTATCTTCAATCACGCTCATCATTATGGGTGTCTTCTTTATTGTCAGTTCTGCGTGCAATCGatcaaaaatttatcgttacaaaaatttaatacatatcgtgaaatgtatatattaatcaaattttcatGTATCGGATAGCGTATGTAAGTACAGTAAATGTTTTATGAAAAAGTCTATTCATACtgtaaatacttaaaatttaatgataaaaataaatcaagatatttttcgagaaaagtttcagtttaaattaagagaagtaaagaatatattttttgacgaTGTTAGAGAACGATTTCACAAGTGACATTTTTCACGGAGATATGTCGTCTACACGTATAACTTATCAGCGAAATTGATCGGATTTCGAATTAAGAGGAGCTTAAATTTTGTATGCTCGCTTGGTCTCAGCAATTTTTGATTTAGCAGAGAAACGCTCGTGCAGGTATAAATTCCACATGCGAGtatctatatttttgtaattttgccGTCAAAACATAaacaagtttatatatttttttccctttaGGAATTTGTTTGGAATTAAAGGAATCCGATCAGggtaaacaaatatttattaatttatatatacgcataTGTTATTGAAACAGATATAACTGGGAATAATTAAAGCAACAATACATCtgccagaaaaaaattaaaattaaaattaaatatttaatacgacaatttctcctctctttctcactctaatatatatatatatatatatatatatatatatatatatatatataattaatataattaatataattaatattaatatgccAACTTATTTATCCGGTAAACTGTGTGTAACGGTtaaagaataagaaagatataatatttattttcgatataatatttagaaagatatatttatttatttatatatatatatatatatatatatatatatatatatactagagtgaattatatatataaattcacgTAAAGATTCATGGCACATCCGCACatatgcaataattatatgtcTAACACAGTATtgaaacaagaaaataaatattatatctttcttattctttaACCGTTACACCCAGTTTACCGGATAAATAAGTTggcatattaatattaattttaatataaatagcataatatataattttcaatatttttatacatattggcAGTGATTAAAAGCTTTTTTCggctataaaattttaaaaagcaaCAATCGAACACAGACTGTACATTCTATATAGAAGTATTCTAGATAGAAATCTGTGATGTCTGTGAAAAAAGACTTGAGGT
The Temnothorax longispinosus isolate EJ_2023e chromosome 7, Tlon_JGU_v1, whole genome shotgun sequence DNA segment above includes these coding regions:
- the Ost48 gene encoding dolichyl-diphosphooligosaccharide--protein glycosyltransferase 48 kDa subunit codes for the protein MRLVGRLFCLFLVFAGSNAGGSILVLLDNLAIKETHSIFFKTLQDSGYALTFKSADDPTLQLAKYGEYLYKHLIIFAPTVEEFGGALSVDAITEFIDGGGNVLLAGSSQSGDAVHELASECGLEVDEEGSTVIDHMNYDVSDGGQHTTIVADPANLIDAPVIVGSKDIPPLLYQGTGLIADTDNPLILRLLSASTSAYTYYPDQPVKEYPHGVGKNTLLIAALQARNNARVLFSGSLFFFSDEAFTSPVQKGQGGKRYEKSGNQVVAKAIAQWVFKENGVIRVSSVHHHRVGETQPPAAYTIMDDVVYSIEVERLSNGNWVPYETNDLQLEFVRIDPFVRMTMKPVGNGRYEGRFKIPDVYGVYQFKVDYTRIGLTHLYSTTQVSVRPLQHTQYERFIPSAFPYYISAFSMMAGVFLFSLVLLHYKEDAKPKSE
- the Rrp5 gene encoding rRNA biogenesis protein RRP5; translated protein: MTLESFPRGGKKPPGIKRLTDAPFEEKLKSKRHKTQTKKRKDNAIVEETNLIPTTADRLCQTIPREGLILLGRVSEVSEYHLLVSLPGGFVGQVQATDLGQSYTNLLQDIIDAKAVQSNDFKPLPDLFKPGDYVTCCIKSINNESKWSCSLSMEPQLINQNVNTSYLAKDTKVVCTVKSIEDHGYIVDTGIANVRAFVATEDIEKGKQYFPGSQLLCAVKEIKTVDNTSVIKLSTKRKKIDRINSHDVVSLDVLVPGTKLPLYVTKVLSNGLQVTFGKDNVGFINQIYLNNPLSTYADNTEVTGTLLYILPTVKLAYFSLLADTSEKEMLRIGDIVERAKVLYRESSGLILKLSKSGLRGYISFRRTNVPFAKIPTEFKEGSTHKCRILAYNWLEHFYVCTMEEEILRQKYFSAFDLNIGDVLTVTIHIEPSNSVIHAQVGRIWGIVPIEHVSDSGLSAVHKLKAGDSVEARVLDKVDNDNKRVKFTLKQSLIKSKLPVLHRFEDAKCGKKYHGTVSMIDKNGLLVRFYGKVKGWVPRGTLDRDTRDMNWNYSVGQTVTVCIESVEKDNGRMKLRIVSEEEKQSVSFSIGEMVEGTVTESSIKGIYLMIRKEDDENVATSFLPAGHMAPCIEVGSLLASRCAPGDVISALVFATKPAVILSRTFVTQEKYRSFDSLKIGDCIPCTVRYILQDGVRVVLPIENYSKLGFVSYKNVSNFEELYTNQILFVKITAINKREKELTLTMSLKDVWESPSEYEVKMMSAVDILSLYLSKLSELARATYYESRPISSATLGQKVTGTVKNITEHGLVLQLNDQLMATVRKDHCFGNPQVGDQVFGTILWKNYVHELADVSLLPRIINGISSKQRMLPELPTGVTLKAEILMITKWFILVVVKRNGAGYLAALPVRRHANDNSPDLTPYRVHAKIRLYVIMKGSESDIVPICMLKSAFETPKNTITAGQSTSKKGQLKRKVVSTPHDVDLTNLSKKAPKEVPKEAPQKASKKSLKKKNEKKDEIEVNKEEIRIKDIDENSESAEDSVDEDETEATKSAGRLRVPECGFSWDEKAKLAASASAETSSDDEEEPEEEPKRKKKKKLSAAERREQERQKEREIRQREEALASNQAPSSVDQFDKLVLSSPDSSLVWLQYMAYHLQATEIDKARAVARRAIKTINFREENERLNVWNAWLNLESRYGTAESLNDVFQEAVKTNDAYKVYMHMLTVHADAGRKAELEKLISTVIGKFRQDPQTWIDCGGALLKIGMKEKSRQIMQRALQSLPVSQHVNLLVRFANLENKLGDKERAQTLFENILSSYPKRVDVWSCYVDCLIKSENIDLARKVLERACVQTLPPRKMKTLFTKFINFEEKYGTPEAVARVRQMAADYVEKHT